In Dyadobacter sp. NIV53, a single window of DNA contains:
- a CDS encoding ABC transporter transmembrane domain-containing protein, producing MKKKHKADSPTPWERLIGMLYVERTTINYIFIYAILIGLIGLSLPLGTTAVFNFLSNGALYSSTYLLIGVVLLGVAVGGFLLIAQLSLVEMLEQKIFAKATLEFAYRFPRIKQKEFDGENPAELVNRFFDVITIQKGLTKLLVDVVAAAVQIFFAAILLSFYHPVFMVFGIFTVLVILLMLALFYKVGVKTSIEESEHKYEVVAYLEQVAADLDQYRNQPEKLSSVILKTDQITAKYLKARNDHFRILRKFFASSVALRTILMGGLLLLGSYYVVERQMTLGQFVAAEVIIVQISYAVEKFMTSLNTIFDMVTGSEKLAAVTDLELEESEVAHD from the coding sequence ATGAAAAAGAAACATAAGGCCGATTCCCCGACTCCCTGGGAACGGCTTATTGGCATGCTTTATGTCGAAAGAACTACAATTAACTATATTTTTATTTACGCCATATTAATTGGTTTGATCGGCCTTTCTCTTCCTCTGGGAACCACAGCCGTTTTCAATTTTCTTTCCAATGGTGCCTTGTACAGCTCGACCTATCTTTTGATCGGTGTCGTTCTTCTTGGTGTGGCTGTCGGAGGATTTCTTTTGATCGCGCAGCTTTCGCTGGTGGAAATGCTGGAACAGAAAATTTTTGCCAAGGCAACACTGGAATTTGCATACCGCTTTCCCCGAATTAAGCAAAAGGAATTTGACGGCGAAAATCCCGCAGAACTTGTAAACCGCTTTTTTGATGTGATCACGATCCAGAAAGGACTTACAAAACTACTGGTGGATGTAGTGGCTGCGGCGGTACAGATCTTTTTTGCTGCTATCCTGCTTTCGTTTTATCACCCGGTTTTCATGGTTTTCGGGATTTTTACTGTTTTGGTAATCCTGTTGATGTTAGCGTTATTTTATAAGGTAGGCGTTAAAACCAGCATTGAGGAATCCGAACACAAATACGAAGTCGTTGCTTACCTCGAGCAGGTGGCAGCTGATCTGGATCAGTACCGCAACCAGCCGGAGAAACTAAGCTCGGTAATTTTGAAAACAGACCAGATTACGGCCAAATACTTAAAAGCCCGCAATGATCATTTCAGAATATTAAGAAAGTTTTTTGCAAGCTCAGTGGCACTCCGGACAATTCTGATGGGAGGGCTTTTACTGCTGGGTTCGTATTATGTAGTCGAGCGTCAGATGACGCTGGGGCAATTTGTAGCCGCTGAGGTGATCATTGTCCAGATCAGTTATGCAGTTGAAAAATTTATGACCAGTTTGAATACTATTTTTGATATGGTAACCGGCAGTGAAAAACTGGCAGCGGTTACTGATCTGGAACTTGAAGAAAGTGAGGTGGCACATGACTAG
- a CDS encoding DUF808 family protein — protein sequence MASGFFAILDDIAFLMDDVALATKVATRKTAGILGDDLAVNAEKATGFLSERELPVLWSITKGSLLNKLIIVPVALLLNVFFPAAIKFILLLGGLYLAYEGVEKIVEYFFHPAKKEHETIKEAEPESGAADADNEKKKIKSAVTTDFILSIEIVIIALGSVVEQTLTIQIVTVSAVALLATVGVYGIVALIVRTDDAGFKLIKKSNDKGFFSVLGHLLVKSLPVMIKILGAVGTVALILVSGGIFVHNIEYLHHFLPELPATVKEFGIGLAVGLIAFLTTTGFKKIVSLTKKS from the coding sequence ATGGCATCAGGATTTTTTGCGATTTTAGATGATATAGCTTTTTTAATGGACGATGTTGCATTGGCAACGAAAGTAGCAACACGCAAAACTGCGGGAATCCTGGGTGATGATCTGGCCGTGAATGCTGAGAAAGCTACCGGTTTTCTGTCCGAACGGGAATTGCCTGTATTGTGGTCGATTACCAAAGGCTCGCTGCTCAATAAACTTATTATTGTTCCTGTTGCATTACTATTAAATGTGTTCTTTCCGGCAGCAATCAAATTCATCCTACTATTGGGAGGGCTGTACCTGGCTTATGAAGGTGTTGAAAAAATTGTAGAATACTTTTTCCATCCTGCAAAAAAGGAACATGAAACCATAAAAGAAGCTGAACCGGAAAGTGGTGCTGCCGACGCAGACAATGAAAAGAAAAAAATAAAATCAGCTGTAACGACCGACTTTATCCTGTCAATTGAGATCGTGATCATTGCATTGGGAAGCGTTGTTGAACAGACCTTAACTATTCAGATAGTAACGGTTTCTGCGGTGGCATTGCTCGCAACAGTAGGTGTTTACGGCATAGTTGCACTCATCGTGAGAACGGATGATGCTGGCTTTAAACTGATTAAAAAATCAAATGATAAAGGTTTCTTTTCAGTATTAGGTCATCTGCTGGTTAAGTCCCTTCCTGTTATGATAAAAATATTAGGTGCTGTGGGAACGGTTGCTTTAATTTTGGTTTCAGGTGGGATTTTTGTTCATAACATTGAATACTTACACCATTTTTTACCAGAACTTCCTGCCACGGTGAAGGAGTTTGGGATTGGTCTGGCGGTGGGTTTAATTGCTTTCCTGACCACAACAGGCTTCAAAAAAATAGTTTCCCTGACTAAAAAATCGTAA